Proteins encoded within one genomic window of Formosa agariphila KMM 3901:
- a CDS encoding geranylgeranylglycerol-phosphate geranylgeranyltransferase yields MKVLNLIRWKNLLLIILVQTLIKFALFPVFHVDTALQDWQFAILVLITLCLASAGNIINDIYDVETDQINKPNRVIIGKSISEQTAYILFIIFNVIGVGLGFYLSQAVGQNSFFALFVIISALLYLYASYLKRMCLIGNIIISILVALSLVIIGLFDLIPAITFENQYSQRMVFKLILGYAGMAFLLNFIREIVKDIEDIDGDYASGMHTLPILIGRSRATKVAFVFACFPLGIVIYYVITYLYSKPLEVGYFTFLIIGPLIFIVFELFGAKTKKDHRRISNALKLVMLTGVLSLLLYSI; encoded by the coding sequence TGTTCAAACACTAATTAAATTTGCTTTATTCCCAGTATTTCATGTGGACACTGCTTTACAAGATTGGCAATTTGCTATTTTAGTATTAATTACCTTATGCTTAGCATCGGCAGGAAATATTATTAATGATATTTATGATGTTGAAACCGACCAGATAAATAAGCCAAACCGAGTAATTATAGGCAAATCAATTTCAGAACAAACGGCCTATATACTTTTTATCATATTTAACGTTATCGGTGTAGGTTTGGGGTTCTATTTATCTCAAGCTGTTGGTCAAAACAGTTTCTTTGCTCTTTTTGTAATTATTTCTGCCCTACTCTATTTATATGCAAGTTATTTAAAGCGCATGTGTTTAATAGGTAATATTATTATCTCTATTTTGGTAGCTTTAAGTCTTGTTATAATTGGGTTATTCGATTTAATTCCAGCTATTACTTTCGAGAATCAATACAGTCAGCGTATGGTTTTTAAACTGATTTTAGGATATGCAGGCATGGCATTTTTACTCAATTTTATCAGAGAAATTGTAAAAGATATTGAAGACATAGACGGCGATTATGCTTCTGGAATGCATACGCTACCTATATTAATTGGCAGAAGTCGAGCTACAAAAGTCGCATTTGTATTCGCATGTTTCCCACTTGGAATTGTTATTTATTATGTGATTACCTATTTATATAGTAAACCTCTAGAAGTCGGTTATTTTACGTTTTTAATTATCGGTCCCTTAATTTTTATTGTCTTTGAACTTTTTGGAGCTAAAACAAAAAAAGACCACCGCAGAATAAGCAATGCCCTCAAATTAGTTATGTTAACAGGTGTATTATCATTACTTTTATATTCCATATAA
- a CDS encoding mechanosensitive ion channel domain-containing protein — MFFETHFKVIISCVILLVVLLIIRYIVLILVKKIGRKSGINEARIHLIQRYSTVTLFLIGLLFLSVILGAKPQDLALVFSSVFAVIGIALFAIWSILSNITSGVIMFFSFPYKVGDKISIHDKDFPIEAVIEDIRAFQLHLRLDNGNLVTYPNNLILQKAVTLVQKDAIDDGHDAI; from the coding sequence ATGTTTTTTGAAACTCATTTTAAAGTCATCATTTCCTGTGTAATATTACTTGTTGTACTGCTTATCATTCGTTACATCGTATTAATTTTAGTAAAAAAAATTGGACGAAAAAGCGGAATTAATGAAGCACGTATTCACCTGATTCAAAGGTATTCTACAGTTACATTATTTCTAATCGGGCTACTATTCCTTTCTGTAATTCTGGGGGCTAAACCTCAGGATTTAGCTTTAGTTTTCTCTTCGGTTTTTGCCGTAATTGGTATTGCTTTATTCGCCATTTGGTCTATTTTAAGCAATATTACGTCTGGAGTTATTATGTTTTTTTCATTCCCATATAAGGTAGGAGATAAAATAAGCATTCACGATAAAGATTTCCCTATAGAAGCGGTTATTGAAGATATTCGTGCATTTCAACTCCACTTAAGATTGGATAACGGTAACTTGGTAACCTATCCGAATAATTTAATACTTCAAAAAGCTGTAACTTTAGTTCAGAAAGACGCAATAGACGATGGACACGACGCTATTTAA
- a CDS encoding Maf-like protein translates to MLHENISQYNIILASGSPRRQQFFKDLGLNFSIELKPVDEVYPPRLRHFEISDYLAQLKALPFKANLKPNDILITSDTIVWHNKTALGKPKTAAEAFQMLKSLSNTTHEVITSVCFTSSQFEKTVSSVTKVTFKALTDDEINYYINTYKPFDKAGGYGIQEWIGYIGVTKLEGSYFNVMGLPTDVVYRILNDIVS, encoded by the coding sequence ATGTTACACGAAAATATAAGTCAATATAATATCATTTTAGCATCAGGCTCTCCTAGACGCCAACAGTTTTTTAAAGATTTAGGACTAAACTTTTCAATTGAATTAAAGCCTGTCGACGAGGTTTATCCACCACGTTTACGTCATTTCGAAATCAGTGATTACCTCGCTCAACTTAAAGCCCTGCCTTTTAAAGCTAATTTAAAACCTAATGATATTTTAATTACTAGCGACACCATTGTATGGCATAATAAAACAGCATTAGGAAAACCAAAGACAGCTGCTGAAGCTTTCCAAATGTTAAAATCGTTAAGCAACACAACGCACGAAGTAATTACCTCGGTTTGTTTTACATCGTCTCAGTTTGAAAAGACTGTAAGTTCGGTAACCAAAGTTACTTTTAAAGCACTTACAGACGACGAAATTAATTACTACATAAACACCTATAAACCTTTCGATAAAGCTGGAGGATATGGCATTCAAGAATGGATTGGTTATATTGGAGTAACCAAATTAGAAGGGTCTTATTTTAATGTTATGGGACTTCCTACAGATGTTGTTTATCGTATTTTAAACGACATAGTCTCTTAA